A region of the Cytobacillus luteolus genome:
AAGCTTCGTCTGGCGCTAGGTCAAATTTCGTGCGAGTCAGCTCATCATCGTTCCACTCCACATGCACGTTTTTTGCACCAGCTTCATATGCACTCTTCGCCACTTTGCGAACAAAGTCAGCCGTTGAGATTGGGGCATTAACCACGAGTGTTTGCCCTTTTTGAATATTAACACCTACACGAACCGCAAGATCCGCGTACTTTTCAAGGTTTTGAATAAAAGTTGTCATACATTGGCTCCTTTGTTTGTAAGAATTTTCACCCTACTATTGTACCATTTGTTTGGGGGGAGGGGAATGAGGGATTGGTGTGGGGGATGTTTGTGTGTTCGTTATTATGATTCTTTGTTCTTAAGAAAGTATTTTTGGTGTTTGTGAAAGTATTTTACTTATTTTGTTAAGTATTTTTGCAAAATGGAAAGTATTTCTCACGTTTTGTTAAGTATTTAGTGATTATGAGAAAATATTGGTATATATTACCAATATATATTTTGAATTTATTACCCTAGTACACTTTTTAAGAAGGAAAATGATAGATTTATATAGAAATCAATAAAAAAGGAGGAATGGTATCCATTGTCAATCAACAAAATAGAAAAGTCGCTTAAAATTCGTAAATTAGAAGCCATAGTAAGGAGAGTTTCACCTAGTTTTCCAACGATGCCTCAAATCGAGGAAGAATTGTCTATCAGTTTGGCTGGCCAGAGAGGAGAACAATCGATTGACTACTTTTTGAATTTTTTAGATTTGAAGAAATATCATCTTTTATTCCGTGGTGCTAGGCTAGAGTATGTTGAGGGAATATATTTTCAATTGGATACACCAATTATATCAAGTCGTTATTTCTTAAATATAGAAGTTAAAAATCTATCAGGGGAGTTATTTTTTGATCAGGATTTTGATCAGTTACTTCAAAAGAGAAATGATGGAACTGTAAAACCCTATATAAGTCCAGTATCACAAGTTAAAAGACATGAACTACAATTAAGGTATTGGTTAAAGAAACACAAATTTCCTGAGACTCCTATTGTATCACTCGTTGTTATAACTAACCCCAACGCAATTATTAAAACTGCACCAGAGCATATTAAAACCGTTCAAAAATATGTAATCCACTCTGCTAACCTCCCTTTTAAAATTGAAGCAACTGAGAAATTGTTTACAAAGGATAGTTTAACAGGCTCTCAAATTACAAAACTCTCAAAGCTCTTTAAAAAACTGAATACCCCTCTTATACCTGATTACCTACAGAGATTTGCTATCAAACAA
Encoded here:
- a CDS encoding nuclease-related domain-containing protein, with protein sequence MSINKIEKSLKIRKLEAIVRRVSPSFPTMPQIEEELSISLAGQRGEQSIDYFLNFLDLKKYHLLFRGARLEYVEGIYFQLDTPIISSRYFLNIEVKNLSGELFFDQDFDQLLQKRNDGTVKPYISPVSQVKRHELQLRYWLKKHKFPETPIVSLVVITNPNAIIKTAPEHIKTVQKYVIHSANLPFKIEATEKLFTKDSLTGSQITKLSKLFKKLNTPLIPDYLQRFAIKQSDIVTGVHCQKCNTLPLPRIRGGWYCNKCNVKSTNAHIESLVDYYFLVGEIISNREFREFLNIESIVTSSKLLASLNLPSLGTFKDKVYNLKPLILR